Proteins co-encoded in one Papaver somniferum cultivar HN1 chromosome 5, ASM357369v1, whole genome shotgun sequence genomic window:
- the LOC113277616 gene encoding transcription factor bHLH83-like, with the protein MALAKERIIAGPDSSSMNFMHMYGNMCSVGGNTSPVSDPSLLGFENYTKMMVLDDEDSEHGSSEKTGGHGDGKYKNYYPMNRLPSLTDHQTNVDEEMSSSQEDDSPINFKDGFDNWQSSSSAANYHQASSSLLSFGNAGSHNRYMMRVHGEDDHEYPNWEGRVMHVDPNYPHHWNPSKNTAGLLESNRLSEERHSFESANTFSSSFNKSVSKDSNQGEERFSWLYAGASGSDDSGVQEAGCSTEQNFLKRPHHQLDGETQPSKKLCTGAAKKTKAKSPAPAKDPQSLAAKNRRERISERLKVLQDLVPNGTKVDLVTMLEKAISYVKFLQLQVKVLATDEFWPAQGGKAPEVSQVKEAIDAILLSHTDTRK; encoded by the exons ATGGCGCTTGCGAAAGAGAGAATTATTGCAGGACCAGACTCCTCATCGATGAACTTTATGCATATGTATGGAAACATGTGCAGTGTTGGAGGAAATACTTCACCTGTTTCAGATCCTTCATTATTAGGCTTTGAGAATTATACAAAGATGATGGTTCTTGATGACGAAGATAGTGAACACGGTTCATCTGAAAAAACAGGTGGTCATGGTGATGGAAAGTACAAGAATTACTACCCGATGAACCGGCTTCCTTCTCTTACCGATCACCAAACAAACGTTGATGAAGAGATGAGTTCTTCGCAAGAAGATGATTCTCCAATCAACTTCAAAGATGGTTTTGATAATTGGCAGTCAAGTTCTAGTGCTGCTAATTATCATCAGGCATCATCATCATTACTAAGTTTCGGTAATGCAGGTTCCCATAATCGTTACATGATGAGGGTTCATGGGGAAGATGATCATGAGTACCCTAATTGGGAAGGTAGAGTCATGCATGTCGACCCGAACTATCCTCATCATTGGAATCCTTCAAAAAATACTGCTGGGTTATTAGAAAGTAATCGATTATCCGAAGAACGTCATTCTTTTGAATCTGCAAATACTTTTAGCTCATCTTTTAACAAATCTGTCAGTAAGGATAGTAATCAAGGGGAGGAGCGGTTTAGTTGGTTATACGCTGGTGCCAGCGGTTCTGACGACAGTGGTGTTCAAGAAGCTGGATGTTCAACCGAGCAAAACTTTCTTAAACGTCCTCATCATCAGTTG GATGGTGAAACGCAACCAAGCAAGAAGCTCTGTACTGGAGCAGCAAAAAAAACTAAAGCAAAGTCACCTGCTCCGGCCAAGGACCCGCAAAGTCTTGCCGCTAAG AATCGAAGAGAGCGAATCAGTGAGAGGTTAAAGGTATTACAAGACCTCGTACCCAACGGGACCAAGGTTGATTTGGTGACAATGTTAGAGAAAGCCATTAGCTATGTCAAGTTTCTGCAATTACAAGTAAAG GTATTAGCAACAGATGAGTTCTGGCCAGCACAAGGTGGTAAAGCACCTGAAGTTTCTCAAGTAAAAGAAGCCATTGATGCCATTTTGTTGTCTCACACAGATACTAGAAAATAA